The following proteins come from a genomic window of Negativicutes bacterium:
- a CDS encoding magnesium transporter MgtE yields MAVSQKNKNTKVKKEEKKEEVVVEEPKTEPQPKKRGLLFRIFKILMIVILFFALIGGGFAVGVYLNFFTPQELGQKLELNKYPIIGKYFGGEELSKEVVEENPQAVKVNFPPAVSPEKIEQNVKQDLSKPVAIDKEELKRQMELAQKEELKRVGKLAVLYGSMKPDEAVGLMEKLEDNIVLAIFSKMEDEQVAKILARFEPDRGAELTKKMYFGNNIKKNTQDNKNNLAQT; encoded by the coding sequence ATGGCAGTATCTCAAAAAAATAAAAATACTAAAGTGAAAAAAGAAGAAAAAAAAGAAGAAGTAGTAGTTGAAGAGCCAAAAACAGAGCCTCAACCCAAAAAACGCGGATTGCTATTTCGAATTTTTAAAATATTAATGATTGTTATTTTATTCTTTGCACTAATTGGTGGTGGCTTTGCAGTAGGAGTTTACTTAAACTTCTTTACCCCACAAGAATTAGGACAAAAATTAGAATTAAATAAGTATCCTATTATCGGTAAATATTTTGGCGGGGAAGAATTATCAAAGGAAGTTGTGGAAGAAAACCCACAAGCAGTAAAGGTTAATTTCCCTCCGGCAGTGTCTCCTGAAAAGATAGAGCAGAATGTGAAACAAGACTTATCAAAGCCGGTAGCAATTGATAAAGAAGAGTTAAAACGGCAAATGGAGTTAGCACAAAAAGAAGAGTTAAAACGCGTTGGTAAACTAGCAGTGTTATACGGCAGTATGAAGCCTGATGAAGCCGTTGGGCTGATGGAAAAGCTAGAAGATAATATAGTGCTGGCGATTTTTAGCAAAATGGAAGATGAACAGGTGGCAAAAATTTTAGCAAGGTTTGAACCGGATAGAGGGGCAGAATTGACTAAAAAAATGTATTTTGGAAATAATATCAAAAAAAATACTCAAGATAATAAAAATAACCTTGCACAAACTTGA
- a CDS encoding lytic transglycosylase domain-containing protein produces the protein MIEAISGIAGVMKRISQIENMMSVNHSELRGLNFQKVLDNEQQKIKNTDSGINSNTKVDGDFSFENIINASAQKYGVDKNLIKAVANVESNFNPNAVSEAGAVGIMQLMPDTAKALGVANSYNPQENIDGGTKYLKELLNTFNGDVKKAVAAYNAGPQAVKAYNGVPPYKETENYVQKVLDIYK, from the coding sequence ATGATTGAAGCAATCAGCGGTATTGCCGGTGTTATGAAGCGGATAAGTCAAATTGAAAACATGATGAGTGTGAATCATTCTGAGTTAAGAGGCTTGAATTTTCAAAAAGTTCTAGATAATGAACAACAGAAAATTAAAAATACTGATAGTGGCATTAATAGTAATACTAAAGTTGATGGTGATTTTTCTTTTGAAAATATCATCAATGCCAGTGCTCAAAAATATGGTGTTGATAAAAACCTTATTAAAGCGGTTGCTAATGTTGAATCTAATTTTAATCCAAATGCAGTTTCAGAGGCCGGAGCCGTTGGTATTATGCAATTGATGCCCGATACAGCAAAAGCCTTAGGGGTAGCAAATAGTTATAACCCACAAGAAAATATTGATGGTGGTACAAAATACTTAAAAGAATTATTAAATACTTTTAACGGTGATGTTAAAAAGGCTGTTGCTGCTTATAATGCAGGGCCACAGGCGGTAAAAGCTTATAATGGAGTTCCGCCATATAAAGAAACAGAAAACTATGTCCAAAAAGTGCTTGATATTTATAAATAA
- the fliJ gene encoding flagellar export protein FliJ, whose translation MKKFKFQLATLLKVSEHKKDQAQIIFAEADTKLLVEEEKMEQVLAAYEQCLQDYYEVTKKSIGIDELKTYAVYFEKLQNDIKNQQEQVRIAVEYKNCCLKKLEEEISKLKTIEQLKEKKIEEYKTDLLQTEQKELDEIGLQIFKRNVR comes from the coding sequence GTGAAAAAGTTTAAGTTTCAGTTGGCTACTCTCTTAAAGGTTTCTGAACATAAAAAAGATCAAGCACAAATAATTTTCGCTGAAGCTGATACGAAATTATTAGTTGAAGAAGAAAAAATGGAGCAAGTATTAGCTGCTTATGAACAGTGTTTGCAAGACTATTATGAAGTTACAAAGAAAAGTATTGGGATAGATGAACTTAAGACGTATGCGGTTTATTTTGAAAAACTGCAAAATGACATAAAAAATCAACAAGAACAGGTCAGAATAGCAGTTGAATATAAAAATTGTTGTCTGAAAAAATTAGAAGAAGAAATAAGTAAATTAAAAACTATAGAGCAATTAAAAGAAAAAAAGATTGAAGAATATAAAACTGATTTACTACAAACAGAGCAGAAAGAATTAGATGAAATTGGCTTGCAAATATTTAAAAGAAATGTAAGGTGA
- the fliI gene encoding flagellar protein export ATPase FliI — MEFDVNKYINAINLSEPIKMNGRITQVIGLVIESQGPNVSLGELCYVSSKTNDSPPIPAEVVGFRQGRVLLMPIGEMQGVGPGCEVISAQRMLKVNVGRHLLGRILDGLGNPIDGKGPLATNMEYPLNAMPPHPLSRPRITTEVSVGVRAIDGLITMGSGQRIGIMAGSGVGKSTLLGMIARNTEADISVIALIGERGREVREFIERDLGEEGLKKSVVIVATSDQPALVRIKGAMTATAIAEYFRDQGMNVVLMMDSVTRFAMAQREVGLTVGEPPATRGYTPSVFAMLPKLLERAGTSANGSITGIYTVLVDGDDMNEPIADAVRSILDGHIVLSRSIAAQNHYPAIDVLNSVSRVMLEIVSKEHYQAAQKLRSILAVYKEAEDLINIGAYVAGSNPGIDKAITMISAVKSFLQQGVYESDDYDDTVKKLLNLMID, encoded by the coding sequence ATGGAATTTGATGTTAATAAATATATTAATGCGATAAATTTGTCTGAACCAATCAAAATGAATGGCAGAATAACGCAAGTTATTGGCTTGGTTATCGAATCACAAGGACCTAACGTAAGTTTAGGAGAGTTGTGTTACGTTAGCTCTAAGACTAATGACTCGCCACCTATTCCAGCTGAAGTGGTGGGGTTTCGTCAAGGCAGAGTTTTATTAATGCCAATTGGTGAAATGCAAGGAGTTGGGCCGGGGTGTGAAGTAATTTCGGCGCAAAGAATGTTAAAGGTTAATGTTGGTAGACATTTATTGGGGAGAATTCTAGATGGTTTAGGTAATCCGATTGATGGTAAAGGTCCGTTAGCGACAAATATGGAATATCCGCTCAATGCAATGCCACCACATCCATTGTCGCGCCCAAGAATAACGACCGAGGTTTCGGTGGGAGTTCGAGCTATTGATGGATTAATTACTATGGGTAGTGGACAACGGATTGGTATTATGGCAGGTAGTGGGGTCGGTAAAAGTACTTTACTAGGAATGATTGCTAGAAATACTGAGGCTGATATTAGTGTTATTGCTTTAATTGGTGAGCGTGGTCGCGAAGTTCGAGAGTTTATTGAACGTGACTTAGGCGAAGAAGGATTAAAAAAATCAGTAGTAATAGTGGCAACATCAGATCAACCAGCTTTAGTTAGAATAAAAGGTGCGATGACAGCAACTGCGATTGCTGAGTACTTTAGAGATCAAGGCATGAATGTTGTGTTGATGATGGACTCGGTAACCAGGTTTGCAATGGCACAACGTGAAGTGGGGTTAACAGTAGGTGAGCCACCGGCAACTAGAGGTTATACACCGTCGGTTTTTGCAATGTTACCTAAATTATTGGAACGAGCTGGTACTAGTGCTAATGGCTCAATTACTGGGATTTATACAGTGCTAGTTGATGGTGATGATATGAATGAACCTATTGCTGATGCTGTACGCAGTATTTTAGATGGACATATTGTTTTATCACGTAGTATTGCTGCACAAAATCATTATCCGGCAATTGATGTGTTAAATAGTGTAAGTAGGGTAATGTTGGAAATTGTTTCGAAGGAACATTATCAAGCAGCACAGAAACTAAGATCAATCTTAGCAGTGTATAAAGAGGCCGAAGATTTGATTAATATTGGTGCTTATGTTGCTGGTAGCAATCCAGGAATTGATAAAGCGATAACAATGATTAGTGCTGTTAAATCTTTTTTACAGCAAGGTGTTTATGAAAGTGATGATTATGACGATACAGTTAAAAAGCTACTAAATTTAATGATAGATTAG
- a CDS encoding flagellar assembly protein FliH, protein MHKVIKSVSLDKTPKIIINPEIHIEKPVIKEGQQAKIDLEMEKACNAIIEEQNKKAAEFIKAAELEKEDILKEAEKQAEFIILEAEKQAETIKTQAYDEGFQQGHDEGVTAGLDDIKQQMQVEIEEAVEKAQRIIKTAEQQTKDNILKAEQQIVEIAVAIAEKVIPQQFNEMPMLVLPLVKSALEKVRDQENLNIRVSPADYELVLLAKYEFQMMIGKENAIVITADKTIENGGCVIETDSGTVDARVSTQMDVLKKAVMDVI, encoded by the coding sequence TTGCATAAGGTGATAAAAAGTGTCAGCTTAGATAAAACACCAAAAATAATTATTAATCCCGAAATTCATATTGAAAAACCTGTTATTAAGGAAGGGCAACAAGCGAAAATCGATCTAGAGATGGAAAAAGCTTGTAATGCGATTATCGAAGAGCAAAATAAAAAAGCAGCTGAATTTATTAAGGCAGCAGAACTAGAAAAAGAAGATATTCTAAAAGAAGCTGAGAAACAAGCTGAGTTTATAATATTAGAAGCTGAAAAACAAGCTGAAACAATAAAAACTCAAGCTTATGATGAAGGTTTTCAACAAGGGCATGATGAGGGCGTAACAGCAGGGCTAGACGATATTAAACAACAAATGCAAGTTGAGATTGAAGAAGCGGTGGAAAAAGCCCAGCGAATCATAAAAACTGCAGAACAGCAGACAAAAGACAATATTTTAAAAGCAGAGCAACAAATTGTGGAAATTGCTGTAGCCATTGCTGAAAAAGTTATTCCGCAGCAATTTAACGAAATGCCAATGTTGGTATTGCCTTTAGTAAAATCAGCGTTGGAGAAGGTTCGTGATCAGGAAAATCTAAATATCAGAGTATCACCTGCTGATTACGAGTTAGTTTTATTAGCAAAATATGAATTCCAAATGATGATTGGCAAAGAAAATGCTATAGTTATTACGGCCGATAAGACTATTGAAAATGGCGGTTGTGTTATAGAAACTGATAGTGGTACGGTTGATGCGAGAGTTAGTACTCAAATGGATGTTTTGAAAAAAGCTGTAATGGATGTAATATAA
- the fliG gene encoding flagellar motor switch protein FliG: MYGSEPLNNKQKAAILFITLGPEYSSILFQHLQDEEIEKLTLEIANQRKVTQEQKEQVISEFYQMMIAKEYISSGGLEYARTVLEKALGTEKAVNIINRLTTSLQIRPFDFARKTDPAQLLNFIQSEHPQTIALIMAYLHPEQSATILSALPSERQVEVAKRIAMMDRTSPDVLRDVERILERKLSSLVTQDFTTAGGVGSIVEVLNRVDRTTERTIIENLEIQNPELAEEIKRRMFVFEDIVMLDDRSLQLVLREIESKDLALALKAATSDVGEKVFKNMSNRAAEMLREEIEYMGPVRIRDVEESQQKVVNVIRKLEESGEIVVARGKGDEIIA; encoded by the coding sequence ATGTATGGTAGTGAACCATTAAATAATAAACAAAAAGCGGCAATTTTATTTATTACTCTAGGCCCGGAGTATTCCTCGATACTTTTTCAACATTTGCAAGATGAGGAGATTGAAAAACTCACCTTAGAAATAGCAAACCAAAGAAAAGTTACGCAAGAGCAAAAAGAACAAGTTATATCAGAGTTTTATCAAATGATGATAGCGAAAGAATATATTTCCAGTGGTGGTTTAGAGTATGCCAGAACGGTACTGGAAAAGGCACTTGGCACAGAAAAAGCAGTAAACATAATCAATAGATTGACAACCAGCTTACAAATAAGACCGTTTGATTTTGCCAGAAAAACTGATCCGGCACAACTACTTAACTTTATTCAATCTGAGCATCCGCAAACAATAGCATTGATTATGGCCTATTTACATCCAGAACAATCGGCAACAATATTATCGGCACTTCCTTCAGAACGCCAAGTAGAAGTAGCGAAAAGGATTGCGATGATGGATCGAACTTCACCGGATGTATTAAGAGATGTGGAACGAATCTTAGAAAGAAAATTATCATCGTTGGTTACACAAGACTTTACTACCGCTGGTGGTGTAGGCTCGATTGTTGAAGTCTTGAATAGGGTTGACAGAACTACTGAACGCACAATCATTGAGAACTTAGAAATTCAAAATCCAGAGCTTGCGGAAGAAATTAAACGCAGAATGTTTGTATTTGAAGATATTGTCATGTTAGATGACAGATCGTTACAATTAGTGCTTCGTGAAATTGAGTCTAAGGATTTAGCATTAGCACTGAAAGCGGCAACCTCAGATGTTGGCGAAAAAGTATTTAAAAATATGTCCAATCGTGCAGCTGAAATGTTACGAGAAGAAATTGAATATATGGGTCCTGTACGGATTAGAGATGTTGAAGAGTCACAACAAAAAGTTGTTAATGTTATTAGAAAATTAGAAGAGTCTGGTGAAATTGTTGTAGCTCGTGGTAAAGGGGACGAAATAATTGCATAA
- the fliF gene encoding flagellar M-ring protein FliF produces the protein MADWKEQSRQVWNKLEKRQKYTIIITAVLLTLAILGGSYWWGNRPDMVPLFTGMEAKDAGEVAAKLKEMKIKYEPQESSNGTAILVPSKDVHNARIELATLGLPRGQKGFEIFDQNKLGVTEFQNKVNYLQALQGELTRTIEQMAEVEKARVHIVLPEDSLYKKNEKPATASIMLKLKPAAELSKQQVKGIVNLASHSIQGLKPENITIVDVSGKVLNNSNEQDDSVGTVTLTQLQMTKKVQDNLQNDVQTLLDQVLGAGKAVARVNVELNFDQRTTDRQAFEPVVDDKGIIRSSQESNESYKGTGNTSGGPAGTTSNIPGYVANNNTTQSEYEKKEVTRNYEINETKEKVIAAPGSIKRLTVAVLVDEKINKTQQDSLLKAVSSSIGFNATRGDAISVESLPFSTELMDKQLKEEEELAKQKMYMWIAIGVLALLLILGIVLVILRRRKQRMLEEAAKQRELESAMMRTSEGGVFVASGETAEEELTPEQKALLTEREAIEKLIQTRPEDVAQLVRTWLAEE, from the coding sequence ATGGCAGACTGGAAAGAACAGTCTCGACAGGTTTGGAACAAACTTGAAAAAAGGCAGAAATATACTATTATCATCACCGCAGTATTGCTTACTTTAGCGATATTAGGTGGCAGCTATTGGTGGGGTAATAGACCTGATATGGTGCCTTTATTTACAGGGATGGAAGCCAAAGATGCGGGCGAGGTTGCAGCTAAATTAAAAGAGATGAAGATAAAGTATGAACCGCAGGAGTCCTCTAACGGAACGGCAATTCTGGTGCCGTCAAAGGATGTTCATAATGCGAGAATAGAGCTTGCAACATTAGGCTTACCTAGAGGGCAAAAAGGCTTTGAAATATTTGACCAAAATAAGCTAGGTGTTACAGAATTCCAAAATAAAGTTAACTATTTGCAAGCTTTGCAAGGGGAATTGACTAGAACGATTGAGCAGATGGCAGAGGTTGAAAAAGCCAGAGTTCATATAGTATTACCGGAAGATAGTTTATACAAAAAAAATGAAAAACCGGCTACTGCTTCGATTATGTTGAAGCTTAAACCGGCAGCAGAGCTTTCTAAACAGCAAGTCAAAGGGATTGTTAACTTAGCGTCACATAGTATTCAAGGTTTGAAACCTGAGAATATAACAATTGTCGATGTGTCCGGCAAAGTTTTAAATAATTCCAATGAGCAAGATGACTCTGTGGGAACAGTAACTTTAACGCAATTGCAAATGACTAAAAAAGTTCAAGATAATTTACAAAATGATGTTCAAACACTATTAGATCAAGTTTTGGGAGCAGGTAAAGCTGTGGCCAGAGTTAACGTTGAACTCAATTTTGATCAACGAACTACGGATCGACAAGCTTTTGAACCTGTAGTTGATGATAAAGGGATAATTAGAAGTTCACAAGAAAGTAATGAATCTTACAAAGGTACTGGTAACACCTCCGGCGGACCGGCTGGTACAACTTCTAACATTCCGGGCTATGTTGCTAATAACAATACTACGCAATCGGAATACGAGAAAAAAGAAGTTACACGCAATTATGAAATTAATGAAACTAAAGAAAAAGTTATTGCTGCACCGGGATCAATTAAAAGATTGACGGTAGCGGTGTTAGTCGATGAAAAAATAAACAAAACACAACAGGATAGTTTATTAAAAGCTGTTTCATCTTCGATTGGTTTTAATGCAACGAGAGGTGATGCTATTTCGGTTGAAAGCTTGCCATTTAGCACTGAGTTAATGGATAAACAGCTAAAAGAAGAAGAAGAATTAGCAAAACAAAAAATGTATATGTGGATTGCTATTGGTGTACTAGCATTACTACTAATCTTAGGAATAGTGCTTGTTATCTTAAGAAGACGCAAACAACGTATGCTAGAAGAAGCTGCAAAACAAAGAGAGTTAGAAAGTGCAATGATGAGAACTTCAGAGGGTGGTGTCTTTGTAGCTAGTGGAGAAACTGCTGAAGAAGAGTTAACGCCGGAACAAAAAGCGTTGTTAACTGAACGCGAAGCAATTGAAAAATTAATTCAAACAAGACCGGAAGACGTTGCACAATTAGTACGCACTTGGTTGGCAGAGGAATAA
- the fliE gene encoding flagellar hook-basal body complex protein FliE produces MRIEPLQLMPVKASFVDTIGNQQQVETKSFGEFLSDSLKEVNTLKKQSEVANMKLAAGQVEDISEVVIAGEKASIAVQLTMQVRNKMVEAYQEIMRMQV; encoded by the coding sequence ATGAGAATTGAACCATTACAACTGATGCCTGTTAAAGCCAGTTTTGTTGATACAATCGGTAATCAACAGCAGGTAGAAACGAAGTCTTTTGGTGAATTTTTAAGTGATTCATTAAAAGAAGTTAATACATTAAAAAAACAATCAGAAGTAGCTAATATGAAGTTGGCAGCCGGACAAGTTGAAGATATTTCAGAAGTTGTTATTGCCGGTGAAAAGGCATCCATCGCTGTGCAGTTAACGATGCAAGTCCGTAATAAGATGGTCGAAGCTTACCAAGAAATAATGAGAATGCAAGTTTAG
- the flgC gene encoding flagellar basal body rod protein FlgC: MSMFGAIDASASGLTAERLRMDVISNNIANANTTRTVEGGPYKRKIVTFEERDNQGINSFSQILSKKMKTGSGVRATGIIEDGAPGKLVYDPNHPDANKEGYVELPNLNIVSEMVDMITATRAYEANTTALNSAKSMAMKALEIGRG; the protein is encoded by the coding sequence ATGAGCATGTTTGGCGCTATTGATGCTTCGGCATCAGGTTTGACCGCTGAGAGACTAAGAATGGATGTTATTAGTAATAATATTGCTAATGCCAATACTACTAGAACAGTTGAAGGCGGGCCTTACAAACGAAAAATAGTTACATTTGAAGAACGTGATAATCAGGGCATTAATTCATTTTCACAAATATTATCGAAAAAGATGAAAACCGGTAGTGGTGTTAGAGCTACCGGTATAATTGAGGATGGGGCACCTGGGAAATTGGTATATGACCCCAATCATCCTGATGCCAATAAAGAAGGTTATGTGGAACTACCTAACCTAAATATTGTTTCGGAAATGGTAGATATGATTACGGCAACTAGAGCTTATGAAGCTAATACGACAGCGCTTAACTCCGCAAAAAGTATGGCGATGAAGGCTTTAGAAATTGGAAGAGGTTAA
- the flgB gene encoding flagellar basal body rod protein FlgB has translation MLDRITSSPVVSVLQNAMGAATLRQKVISNNIANVNTPNFKKSEVMFEDLLSQELDDSNAGKLKMARTNEKHLPLKKGLKNVQPVVDQINETSMRTDKNNVDIEIEMANLAKNSIYYNAVATRMGDYFSGMKSVISGQK, from the coding sequence ATGTTAGATCGAATAACATCTTCTCCGGTAGTAAGCGTTTTACAAAATGCAATGGGAGCAGCTACTTTACGACAAAAGGTAATTAGCAATAACATTGCTAACGTTAATACTCCTAACTTCAAAAAAAGTGAAGTAATGTTTGAAGACTTATTAAGTCAAGAGTTAGATGATTCTAATGCTGGTAAATTGAAAATGGCCAGAACGAACGAAAAACATTTGCCTTTGAAAAAAGGCTTAAAAAATGTTCAGCCGGTTGTTGATCAAATCAATGAAACCAGCATGAGAACTGATAAAAATAATGTAGACATTGAAATTGAAATGGCTAACTTGGCAAAAAACAGTATTTATTATAATGCTGTAGCAACTAGGATGGGTGATTATTTTTCAGGGATGAAGAGCGTTATATCCGGACAAAAATAA
- the codY gene encoding GTP-sensing pleiotropic transcriptional regulator CodY produces the protein MDSLLDKTRKINKLLQKSENVEFNGISSVLSNVIVSNVYIVGKNGQILGYSLLDEFECNIMMDNVVAVSEFPKRYVEWLLRINETSPNLRLKSGNCAFADGDKCLFNDKITTIVPIYGVGERIGTLILAKFSQEFTDEDLILAEYGATVVGMEIIRDSTQKIEEEARKKARVQIALTTLSYSEKEAAINIFNELEGNEGLLVASKIADRAGITRSVIVNALRKFESAGVIESKSLGMKGTYIRVLNDLLIDAIRKI, from the coding sequence ATGGATAGCTTATTAGATAAAACCAGAAAGATAAATAAATTGCTGCAAAAATCAGAAAATGTTGAGTTCAATGGTATTTCCAGTGTATTAAGCAATGTTATCGTTTCCAATGTATATATTGTCGGTAAAAATGGTCAAATACTAGGCTATTCATTGTTGGACGAATTTGAATGCAACATCATGATGGATAATGTTGTAGCTGTTAGCGAATTTCCTAAAAGATATGTGGAATGGCTATTGAGAATAAATGAAACTTCGCCTAATTTGAGATTGAAAAGTGGTAATTGTGCCTTTGCAGATGGTGATAAGTGTTTATTTAATGATAAAATTACGACTATTGTACCGATATATGGTGTTGGGGAAAGAATCGGCACATTAATATTGGCTAAATTTAGTCAAGAGTTTACTGATGAAGATTTAATTTTGGCTGAATACGGTGCGACCGTAGTTGGGATGGAAATAATTCGTGACTCTACACAAAAGATTGAAGAAGAAGCCAGAAAAAAAGCTAGAGTGCAAATCGCGTTAACAACACTTTCATATTCTGAGAAAGAAGCGGCCATTAATATTTTCAATGAACTTGAAGGTAATGAGGGCTTATTAGTTGCTAGTAAAATTGCTGATAGAGCCGGAATAACAAGATCGGTTATTGTTAATGCTTTGAGAAAGTTTGAAAGTGCCGGTGTTATTGAGTCAAAATCATTGGGAATGAAAGGTACTTATATCAGAGTGCTAAATGATTTATTAATAGATGCGATAAGAAAAATTTGA
- the hslU gene encoding ATP-dependent protease ATPase subunit HslU has protein sequence MNEKTPKQIVSELDKYIVGQFQAKKSVAIALRNRWRSKRLATELKDDVIPKNILMIGSTGVGKTEIARRIAKLVQAPFIKVEATKFTEVGYIGRDVESIIRDLAEKAIQIVKSNHLQKVESDAKIIVDEKILDCFMEEQGENKNQFELLFNNLENNEPKELSISAEAAAVIEQEKLQKKAELRNKLLNQELEDELIEVYVEDNKGPMVGMIAGAGLEEIGSNIQDMLGNLLPKKQKKKKITVKNARKIFMQEEAQKMIDMDNVINEGLDLAQNNGIVFIDEIDKIAGRNNSSGPDVSREGVQRDILPIVEGTTVNTKYGAVKTDHILFIAAGAFHISKPSELIPELQGRFPIRVELTNLSEADFKQILTEPANSLIKQYQAMLMAENVKITFKLEAIEELAKMAHKVNEQMENIGARRLHTMLEKLLEDLSFEAPELSGTTVIIDQQYVKDKLGHIIIDEDLSRFIL, from the coding sequence ATGAACGAAAAAACACCAAAACAAATTGTAAGTGAGCTAGATAAATATATTGTTGGACAATTTCAGGCAAAAAAATCAGTAGCAATTGCTTTGCGTAATAGATGGCGTAGTAAACGGTTAGCGACAGAGCTAAAAGATGATGTTATTCCTAAGAATATTTTAATGATTGGTTCAACCGGTGTCGGAAAAACAGAAATAGCACGACGCATTGCCAAATTAGTACAAGCGCCTTTTATTAAGGTGGAAGCGACTAAATTTACAGAAGTTGGTTATATTGGCCGCGATGTTGAGTCAATAATTAGAGATTTAGCAGAAAAAGCGATACAAATAGTAAAAAGTAATCATTTACAAAAAGTTGAAAGTGACGCTAAAATTATAGTTGATGAGAAAATTTTAGATTGTTTTATGGAAGAACAAGGAGAAAATAAAAATCAGTTTGAATTACTGTTTAACAATCTAGAAAATAATGAACCTAAAGAACTCAGTATTTCAGCGGAAGCAGCAGCTGTTATTGAACAAGAAAAATTACAAAAAAAAGCAGAACTTAGAAATAAACTTTTAAATCAAGAGTTAGAAGATGAATTGATTGAAGTTTATGTTGAAGATAATAAAGGACCGATGGTAGGGATGATTGCGGGAGCTGGGTTAGAAGAGATTGGCAGTAACATTCAAGATATGCTGGGAAATTTATTGCCGAAAAAGCAAAAGAAGAAAAAAATAACAGTGAAAAATGCCAGAAAAATTTTCATGCAAGAAGAAGCACAAAAAATGATTGATATGGATAATGTCATCAATGAAGGCTTGGATTTAGCACAAAATAATGGTATTGTATTTATTGATGAAATTGATAAAATAGCCGGAAGAAATAATTCTTCCGGACCCGATGTGTCAAGAGAAGGCGTACAGCGTGATATATTACCGATTGTTGAAGGAACAACAGTAAATACTAAGTATGGTGCTGTGAAAACTGACCATATTTTATTTATTGCAGCCGGTGCGTTTCATATATCAAAGCCGTCGGAGTTGATTCCTGAATTACAAGGTCGTTTCCCGATTAGGGTGGAGTTAACCAACTTAAGTGAAGCTGATTTTAAGCAAATATTAACAGAGCCTGCCAATAGTCTAATAAAGCAATATCAGGCAATGTTAATGGCGGAAAATGTTAAAATAACCTTTAAGCTCGAGGCGATAGAAGAATTGGCCAAAATGGCTCATAAAGTCAATGAACAAATGGAAAACATAGGTGCGAGAAGGTTGCATACAATGTTAGAAAAACTGTTGGAAGATTTATCGTTTGAAGCTCCGGAATTAAGTGGAACAACCGTAATAATAGATCAACAATATGTTAAAGATAAACTTGGACATATTATTATAGATGAAGATTTAAGTCGCTTTATTTTATAG
- the hslV gene encoding ATP-dependent protease subunit HslV, translated as MFHATTIVAVNHQGKIAMAGDGQVTFGGNTVMKHKAKKVRKLYKGKVLAGFAGSVADAFTLFEKFEAKLESYNGNLTRAAVELSKEWRTDKILRRLEAMLIVADSENMLVLSGNGEVIEPDDGVIAIGSGGSYALAAAKALVKYSELTAQEISTEALKIAADICVFTNNNITVEFLD; from the coding sequence ATGTTTCATGCCACGACAATTGTAGCAGTAAACCACCAGGGTAAAATTGCGATGGCCGGTGATGGTCAAGTTACCTTTGGTGGAAATACTGTTATGAAACACAAAGCTAAAAAAGTCCGTAAATTATACAAAGGAAAAGTTTTAGCCGGATTTGCCGGATCGGTAGCAGACGCATTTACCTTGTTTGAAAAGTTTGAAGCTAAATTGGAAAGTTATAATGGCAATCTTACCAGAGCTGCCGTGGAACTATCGAAAGAGTGGCGGACTGATAAAATCTTAAGACGATTAGAGGCAATGCTAATAGTTGCTGACAGTGAAAACATGCTGGTTTTATCAGGAAACGGCGAAGTGATTGAGCCTGATGATGGTGTTATTGCTATTGGTTCGGGGGGCTCATATGCGTTGGCCGCAGCGAAGGCTCTTGTAAAATATTCTGAACTGACAGCACAAGAAATAAGTACAGAAGCCTTAAAGATTGCTGCTGATATTTGTGTTTTTACTAACAATAATATTACTGTAGAATTTTTAGACTAG